In Harpia harpyja isolate bHarHar1 chromosome 22, bHarHar1 primary haplotype, whole genome shotgun sequence, a single genomic region encodes these proteins:
- the LOC128135180 gene encoding E3 ubiquitin-protein ligase synoviolin-like — protein sequence MVLTLGGSNKDPGTPNICNSWSPAGTGGAWPDPPSASPPPPLGSLTAPRPVQRERKRSPEGNGAGRPVSVRSVARLTSPASESAPGLGAPPDAPPAPGTPLIAYFHTFCMARLNIFGWF from the exons atggtcctgactctgggtggatctaacaaggatcctggaactcca aatatttgcaacagctggagcccagcaggaacagggggggcatggcccgacccccccagcgcctcacctcctcctcccctgggctccctcacggcccctcgccccgtgcaaagggagcgcaaacgcagcccggagggcaacggggccggccggccggtgtccgttcggtcagtcgcgcgcctaacgagtcctgccagcgagtccgctccggggctcggggccccccccgacgctccccctgcccctgggacacctctgatagcatatttccatacattctgtatggcacgtctaaatatttttgggtggttttaa